TAGGTTTTTTACAAGGTCTAAATAATATTCAACCTGATGTTTCTTAAAAGTATCCTCTTTGAAATCTATTTTTTCAGTTAATAAAAATCCCCTTTTATCTCTGTTATATCCCATTCTTATTGGGATGCCCGCAAGAAAAACGATTAAGGCGGAATGAAAGGAATTAGGCAGTAAGATTGCCATGTCCCAATTCCCCTTGGAGAGCTTTCTTATTAATCCCATCTCGGCTAATGCCTTAATTCCTGTTCTTTTAAAGTAGGGAATGACTTCGTCAATATGAGGGCTTACTTCCCAAAGCGGCGATAGCCCCTCTTTTACCAGTATCCCTAGGTGAGCTTTTGGAAAGATCTTTCTGATTAATTCTACCGCCGGTATGGCTAGGACACTGTCCCCCACCCAATTGACACCCCTAACCAGGATTCTTTGAATATTGTCTTTATCTAAATTTATCACCATTAAACGTCATATTTTAAAAAAGAAATTTTTTAAAGAAAACGTCTGTAAGATTTATTTTAAAAGCTTTCAATACAGGATACCTAAGCAATTCTTTATCTGAATTTTTCCCTCTACTTCTTCTGGGTCTTCCATCGCCTGTGCATCCATAACCAATTCTCAGGATACTGCCTGACATAAGATTCGATTATCTTAGTAAACTTGGCCGTATTTACCTCAATATCTCTCTTCATATCACCTGATATATCTAGCTCTACGCTCTGACCAACAACTAACTTATGAAATCCTGGCCCCTTTCTAATTAAAAAACTTGGGTATACAGGTAAACCAGTCCTCAAAGCCAAGATAGCAAGAGAAGGGGTTGTACAGGCAGGTTTTCCAAAAAAATCTACAAATATACCCTCAAGTGGTGAGGTATTCTGGTCTAAAAGTATTGCAACCGGCTCATTATTCTTGAGTACCTTTAAAACTTCCCTTAAAGCATTGTGTTTGGAAATCACCTTGTTTCCATAATAACTTCTGAGATCATTGATCATTTCATCTATCAAGGGATTATCAATGGGTCTAGCCACAACATTTATAGGGGCTCCTTTTAGAGACGTCACAATGCCCATCAATTCCCAATTACCAAAATGTGCAGTCAATAAAAGGCAGTTCTTTCCCTTTTTATATTTTCTAAAAGCCTCATTGTAACCTACAAACTCTATATTCTTCTCACACCACTGCCTGCCATGTTTTTTAGATAGAAAAAACTCAACAAGGATTAATCCCAGATTTTGGAATGACTTCTTTGCAATATTTCTTATTTCTTTAATATCTTTCTCATGCCCAAAAGCGACCTTTAAATTTTCAATGGCTATATCACGTCTTTTCTTATGTAAAAGAAACAATAGATAGCCCACTCCCTTACCGATTCTGGAAGCAACGGAAAAAGGTAAGAGATTTAAGGTTATATAAAAAAATCTTACAAAAAGATATTCTAGTCTGTTTAGCACAATCTAAATTTTTTCCTATTCGTGAGATAAAATCCTTCCAAATATCTGTTTTTTCAGTATTTAAATAATTTTAAATAACAGATTTAAGCTGTTCTGTCAATAAAATTAAATGTAGAATCAGAATGAATGAACTATCTTAATAATCTTGAACTCCGATTAAAAATTGATAATTTGTATCATAAGCCTTTGTAATAGCTTAATAATAGCCTTTACAATTTCATACAAATAGTGTAATTATCTCCTATCCTTTTATCTTCAAATAGATGATTTATAAAACTCATCATGAAAATTATTAATAGATATATATTAAAGGAGTTATTTTATACATTTTTATTATCAATATTTGTCTTTACGATTGTCCTGATATTAAATAAGGTTCTTCAATTAACTGAACTCGTAGTAAACAAAGGGGTACCTCTCGTAACAATCTTAAAGCTTCTTTTATTTCTATTCCCTTCTTTATTAATAATCATTATACCTATATCTATTTTGGTAGCGTCTATCACTACTTTCAGCCGTCTCTCAACAGATAACGAGATAATTATATTAAAGACCGCGGGAATAAGTTTATACAGGCTTCTCCTCCCCATCATTATATTATCTCTGTTTGCCTATCTTTTTACAAACTTTCTAACATTTAAAGCACTACCATGGGGAACACAATCCTTTAAGAATCTTATGTTTCAAATCATCCAGTCTAAAGCCAGCTTAGATATAAAGGAAAGAATCTTTAATGATTATTTTGACGGTCTTGTAATATATGTAAACGAGGCTCCTATGTCTAATAAACTAATGAAGGGTGTATTTATTTCCGATTCAAGAAAGAGTGAAAATCCTCAAACCATAATCGCAAAAGAAGGTGTATTGTTAATTGATCCCGTATCCATGAAGGTTCTATTAAGACTGAAAGATGGTTCTATTCATCAATTAGAGAAAACAAAAGATTCATATCAACTGATTCATTTCTCTACCTATGACCTTTCCCTCGATATTTATAAGACTTTGTCTGCTAAAAAAGATGAACCAAAGACACTAAAAGAAATGACAATTTCAGATATCAAGAAAAAGATAGAATCACTAAAAAAAGGAACCAAAGAATATAATCGTGCCTTAATCGAATACTATAAGAAATTTTCATTCCCTATTGCTTGTTTAATTTTAGGATTTATAGGTGCGCCCTTAGGTATTGTAAATAGACGTTCAGGAAGGTCAGGAGGGTTTGCTATAAGTGCTATCGTTGTATTTTTTTATTATGTGATGTTAACCATGGGCGAAGGGCTAGGGGACGAAGGAAAAATTCATCCTCTCATTGCTATGTGGTTTCCAAACTTATTATTGAGTATTATGGGCATCTATCTGGTAGTAAAAACAGGAAAAGAATCTCCCTTTAAGATATCTGGTTTTATCATTAACCATATCGTCTTTTTCATAAAAAGGATGAAAAATATATTTTTAAAGTATTATCAATAAGTAGGGATACCTCTTGAAAATTATAAAAAACTATATAAGCAGAGAATTTTTGAAAATGTTCTTCACAATATTAATCTCGTTTATCGGTATATATTTTATTGTCGAATTTTTTGAAAGAATTGATGATTTTGTCGAACATCATGCTAACTTCTATGATTCTATAAGCTACTTTGTATTTAAAATGCCACTTATTATCTCTCAAATAACGCCCTTTGCAGTATTATTAGCCACTGTTTTGACCTTTTGTATTTTTTCTAAAAATAATGAGATCATTGCAATGAGGTTATCAGGTATCAGTCTTATGGAAATCTCATCCCCTCTCATCTTGCTTTCTATATTGATTAGTATTTTAAGCTTTATTGGTAATGAACATATCATCCCTTATACTAACCAAAAGTATAATTTTATATTCGATGTGAAAATAAGGAAAAAACAACCCAAAGGAATATTTAGAACGGATAAAATCTGGTATCACGGAGAGGAGAATACGATATGGAATATACAGCTTTTTGATGGAACAAAAGATGTGATGCGAGGAGTTACCCTCCATAAGTTTAACGAAGAAAATGTATTAATAGAAAGAATTGACGCTTCATTGGTAAAATGGAGAGACGGAAAATGGAATTTTCTAAATGGAAATATCGTAAGATTTACCCAAGATGGTGGATTCTCATCAGAAAGTTACGAATCCAAAAATATGTTTTTCCCTGAAGAGCCGAAAGATTTCAAAAACATAAAAAAAGACCCTGAAGAAATGAGTTTTAATGAAATCTATTCTTACGTTAAAGAATTAAAGAAAAAGGGATTTGATGACACCAAATATTCCGTTGATATGTATGGTAAACTTGCCGCACCTCTGAGCAGCTTCATAATGGTTCTATTCGGGATCCCCTTTTCCCTAAAGTCAGGTCGGACGGGAGGTATTTTTAAAGGTATTGTCGCTACAATAATAATTGGCTTTAGCTATTGGATCATCTCTTCTATTGGAATAACCTTAGGACACTCAGGGGCTCTTCCCCCTCTGATCGCCGCATGGACCCCCAACATTCTCTTTATTGCTATTGGGCTCTATCTATTGATAAGTGTCTGGCACTAATGAACTTTCTTGTTTCATCGCTGTCTAATATAGCTTTTGGCTTGACATTCGCAAGATATTCTGTTATCAATCAAACCTAAATTTGAATAAATAATTTTTTGAAAATTAAAAAGGTTGGCAGATGAACCATTATGACATTCTAGGTTTAGATTTAGAATTAGAAAACGGGAAGGTCGAAGGAAAAGTCAC
This sequence is a window from Nitrospinota bacterium. Protein-coding genes within it:
- the lptF gene encoding LPS export ABC transporter permease LptF, whose protein sequence is MKIINRYILKELFYTFLLSIFVFTIVLILNKVLQLTELVVNKGVPLVTILKLLLFLFPSLLIIIIPISILVASITTFSRLSTDNEIIILKTAGISLYRLLLPIIILSLFAYLFTNFLTFKALPWGTQSFKNLMFQIIQSKASLDIKERIFNDYFDGLVIYVNEAPMSNKLMKGVFISDSRKSENPQTIIAKEGVLLIDPVSMKVLLRLKDGSIHQLEKTKDSYQLIHFSTYDLSLDIYKTLSAKKDEPKTLKEMTISDIKKKIESLKKGTKEYNRALIEYYKKFSFPIACLILGFIGAPLGIVNRRSGRSGGFAISAIVVFFYYVMLTMGEGLGDEGKIHPLIAMWFPNLLLSIMGIYLVVKTGKESPFKISGFIINHIVFFIKRMKNIFLKYYQ
- a CDS encoding glycosyltransferase family 9 protein, which produces MVINLDKDNIQRILVRGVNWVGDSVLAIPAVELIRKIFPKAHLGILVKEGLSPLWEVSPHIDEVIPYFKRTGIKALAEMGLIRKLSKGNWDMAILLPNSFHSALIVFLAGIPIRMGYNRDKRGFLLTEKIDFKEDTFKKHQVEYYLDLVKNL
- a CDS encoding lysophospholipid acyltransferase family protein: MLNRLEYLFVRFFYITLNLLPFSVASRIGKGVGYLLFLLHKKRRDIAIENLKVAFGHEKDIKEIRNIAKKSFQNLGLILVEFFLSKKHGRQWCEKNIEFVGYNEAFRKYKKGKNCLLLTAHFGNWELMGIVTSLKGAPINVVARPIDNPLIDEMINDLRSYYGNKVISKHNALREVLKVLKNNEPVAILLDQNTSPLEGIFVDFFGKPACTTPSLAILALRTGLPVYPSFLIRKGPGFHKLVVGQSVELDISGDMKRDIEVNTAKFTKIIESYVRQYPENWLWMHRRWKTQKK
- the lptG gene encoding LPS export ABC transporter permease LptG, whose translation is MKIIKNYISREFLKMFFTILISFIGIYFIVEFFERIDDFVEHHANFYDSISYFVFKMPLIISQITPFAVLLATVLTFCIFSKNNEIIAMRLSGISLMEISSPLILLSILISILSFIGNEHIIPYTNQKYNFIFDVKIRKKQPKGIFRTDKIWYHGEENTIWNIQLFDGTKDVMRGVTLHKFNEENVLIERIDASLVKWRDGKWNFLNGNIVRFTQDGGFSSESYESKNMFFPEEPKDFKNIKKDPEEMSFNEIYSYVKELKKKGFDDTKYSVDMYGKLAAPLSSFIMVLFGIPFSLKSGRTGGIFKGIVATIIIGFSYWIISSIGITLGHSGALPPLIAAWTPNILFIAIGLYLLISVWH